The Aspergillus fumigatus Af293 chromosome 3, whole genome shotgun sequence region GTCATCGGGCGTCGGATGGTCCAAAGTCCGGCGGGAGCCCCTCCCAGGGTCTCTACGGTCATGCATTTACATATGTAACGCGACGGCCCACCCTCCGAGCTGCCTCGGTTCTTGAATAGTCTGAAATGGTATTATTGCCTTCATCACTATCGCCTCCTTCCATTATATTTCGCTGTTCCCCTTTGCCATATATTTCGCGGCAAAGTCCCATAAACAGACTTTCCAGCACTCGAGCGCCTTCCCTTCTCATCAGGACAATGGCCTCCGCGACGACATTCTACGATTTCAAGCCTGCCGACAGTATGTTTTGTCTTTGCGACTCCCTCTCCCAACCCCGTGAAAAACAATGACAAGGTCTTGCTGACCTATCCCCCTACAGAGAAGGGCGAACCCTTCGACCTCGCCTCCCTCAAAGGCAaagtcgtcctcgtcgtcaacaCCGCCTCCAAATGCGGCTTCACTCCTCAATTTAAAGGCCTCGAGAACCTCTACCAGTCCATCAAGGCCAAGCATCCCGAAGACTTCACCATTCTTGGCTTCCCCTGCAACCAATTTGGCAGCCAAGACCCCGGCTCTAACGACGAGATCCAGTCCTTCTGCCAGGTCAACTACGGCGTCACCTTTCCCGTGTTGGGCAAGTTGGATGTCAACGGCGACAATGCGGCGCCCGTGTGGAcatggatgaaggagatgatgccTGGACTTATGGGGCTGAAGCGCGTCAAGTGGAATTTCGAGAAGTTCTTGATTTCCGCC contains the following coding sequences:
- a CDS encoding glutathione peroxidase, with amino-acid sequence MVLLPSSLSPPSIIFRCSPLPYISRQSPINRLSSTRAPSLLIRTMASATTFYDFKPADKKGEPFDLASLKGKVVLVVNTASKCGFTPQFKGLENLYQSIKAKHPEDFTILGFPCNQFGSQDPGSNDEIQSFCQVNYGVTFPVLGKLDVNGDNAAPVWTWMKEMMPGLMGLKRVKWNFEKFLISADGKVVGRWASITKPESLEATILKEIEKAKKEGTAASTRKGEGEATAQAKLS